The sequence below is a genomic window from Trichosurus vulpecula isolate mTriVul1 chromosome 5, mTriVul1.pri, whole genome shotgun sequence.
ATCATGTGCCCTTTCCacaggggagggaaaagggcagGTCGGAGGCGCCAAGACAGCTACCATTGTGGCAGATCTGTCCGAGACGACAATACAGACACCCAATGGGGAAGAAAGGTGAAGGAAGGGCAAGGGCCATGGTGTGTGTGGAAGGTGGGAAGGACCTAACTTCCCCACCTTCACCTTTCACTGTGTTCTCTAGGCTAGGGGGAGAAGCTCATTCCATGGTCTGGGACCCTAGTGGAGAGCGTCTGGCCGTGCTCATGAAAGGTAATGGGGTAAGGAGGACAGCCCATGCTGTCTCTGCCCATCAGCTTCAGCCCCAGGAGTCTGTCTCGAGTTCTCTGCTCTCAGTCTGCCCTCGCTGCCCTTCTTGCAGGAAATCCACAGGTCCGGAATGGCAGGCCCATCATTCTACTGTTCCGGACCCGGAATAGCCCTGTGTTTGAACTGCTTCCCTGGTGAGTGCCACCTGGTTCTCCCCCCGCCCTGTCACCATTTTCCTCTGcccttctcatttcttccctGCCTTGTTTCCCAGCGGTGTTGTACAGGGGGAACCGGGTGCCTGGGCCCAGCTGATTGCCTTTCACCCATCCTTCAACAAAGGAGCCCTGCTTAGTGTGGTAAGCGGGGGGTTCCAGCTGTTCTGCTGGGTGGAGATGGGAGCTGAGGAACATCGGGATAGGGATGAGGGGTTTTGAGTTGGGGCTGCTGTAGTTCGGTTTGATACTTCATCCTCCCCCCTGCAATTTCTCTACAGTGCTGGTCCACAGGCCGGATCACCCACATTCCTCTCTATTTTGTCAATGCCCAGTTCCCCCGATTTAGCCCCATGCTGGGCCGAACCCAGGAGCCTCCTGCTGGGGGAGGGAGCTCCACCCATGTGCCTCTGTTTACTGAGACAGCCCTCATTTCTAGCCCTTCTTGGTCCCACTCCCCCACCAGCCATCTTTAATAAACATGttctttatttccctttctttctgctcTGTTTTCTTAATGAAGTGGGGACTAGGCATTTGGAATGAGAGGAATCTAAAGAGACTAGAATAGTCACTGTACTGAAAATTTTATTGAGAGACATCAGAAGGCAGAGGTGTTAGGCGCTGGGCCAGAGTGGCACGGGCCATACTCAGGGCACCTTCTCTGGTGCGATGCCCACCGATGAAGCCATTGGCATGAACAAAAATGCAGCCAGGGATCCCGCTGATCTGGTCCAGGGCCTCATCCCGAAGACCCTGCCATTGCTCAAGCAGGGGCAGCCTGTGAGCAGAGAGAGCACACTGGAAGTGGAGCAAGGGAGAACTTAAGGGACAAGTGGGATACCCCAAAATGGAAGGATTGTGATAAGGAGCAGAACTGGGAACTGAGGCAGtgtccatcagctggggaatggctgaactagtactgtaagaaatgatgatggacatgatttcagagaaacctaggaagactcatgaactgaagcaaagagataagcaaaatcaggagaacaacTTATATACTAACAGCCCTGTAAAGGCTTAAGAACCTTGAAAAAGCAATGACCAACTGATTCTGGGAGGCTGATGATGAGGCATACTCCCCATCACCTagcagagaggtggtggacttgATGCAGAATGACtcatgcatttttggacatggccaacaggggaacttgttttgcttgactatatacgTTTGTTACAAAAGCTtggtcttgcttttttttttcagtgggggTATGTGtgtagaaataagaaagaaataaaagttaattgaaaataatggctaaacaaaaaaAGGGTAAGGGGCAGTGAAGGGATATATAATTGGTTTCAAAGGCAACAAAGGGAGATTCTGAGCTTCACGAAGGTTGGACTGTGGAACCTGAGCCTCAAAGGACTGGGAAAGGATCTGAGGGTCTTCAGGGCCTTACCTGCTCTCAAAAGAGTGAAGCTCTTTTGGCACACACTGTACCCGCCATTGTCCATTCTGGTCAGGGTAGATCACGAATGCAATGGGCACTAAGGGGGTCAGCCCAGGTTCAAGATCAAACAAATGGTCCTTCCAGGGACAGCCACCTTGAGACAGCTCTATAATTTCTCCACTTGGGTCCACCTTTTGGAAGAAAGTGGGAGCTGGAGGTGGACTCGGGCTTCCTCCTCTTACTGCCATTAGTAACTATGTCTAATGAAGTTATGACCTctcataaaaaaataaaccacCTGGGTTCCCATACcatctcaaatgagatatgtaaGGGGCTCAGCATAGTGACTgatatacagtaggcacttaataagtgctttttcccTTACCTACCTGGAATCGGTTTGCCAAGGCTTGTTCCACAAGGGCACGGGCAGGTAGCCAGCTGTGCTTATAGAAATCCAGTCTCTGTAGAAACTCCTCACGTACTAGCTCCATGGCACGATGAAAGCCAGCCTGTGAATGGGAGATAGGCCAGCACTTGGTTCCCAAACTTGCCAGGAATGAATCATTTTCCTCCAATGCCCCTTACCTCCCCATGCCTTTCTTCCTACCTCTGTGTCCCGATCTGGCTGGTTCCAGGTAGGGTTAAGCCGGGCAACCCGAGCACTCAAAGTGGTGGTCAGGGCATATCGAGGCTTTCCTCCCTCGCACTGGGAGATCCCATTGTCTACCGCATCTACTTCCTCCACAAAATATTCATACATCTGTTGGAAaggaaaggggttgggggggtggggtgagtaaCTTAGGGAAGGAAGGCAAGTCCCTCCTCAGTAATTTCAGGGAAGTCGCCTTAAGGGCCCAACCACCCTTTGTTCCAACAATTATCCCAGGTTAACAATGAGGAACCTTGAGGCTCAGAGTGGGTAGGTGACTTGCCTTAAATCACAGTTAAAAGAGTGGTAGAACTGAGACTGTGCCCATTACCTTTCCGGAGGCCTCAGGACAGTGATGTCGGGGACTCTCATGACAGACAGGCTATTAGTTTCTTATGTGAGTTTGTACA
It includes:
- the MYG1 gene encoding MYG1 exonuclease, which produces MGHLFLRNLLFLAPHSTPLRASRRLVLEPAPYPKRPRAEPMAPGRPRIGTHNGTFHCDEALACTLLRLLPEYREAEILRTRDPALLATCDVVVDVGGEYDPQRHRYDHHQRSFSESMSSLQPGKPWRTKLSSAGLVYLHFGQRLLAQLLDTSIDDRIVDTLYDKMYEYFVEEVDAVDNGISQCEGGKPRYALTTTLSARVARLNPTWNQPDRDTEAGFHRAMELVREEFLQRLDFYKHSWLPARALVEQALANRFQVDPSGEIIELSQGGCPWKDHLFDLEPGLTPLVPIAFVIYPDQNGQWRVQCVPKELHSFESRLPLLEQWQGLRDEALDQISGIPGCIFVHANGFIGGHRTREGALSMARATLAQRLTPLPSDVSQ